A portion of the Syntrophales bacterium genome contains these proteins:
- a CDS encoding efflux RND transporter periplasmic adaptor subunit, whose protein sequence is MNENNSSMSDIEKTIRGGSPGGPLARHKKKILIAAAVLVLAILVVAFLWGRGGSSKATRYQTEPVRQGDLTVIVTATGTLKPTNTVEVGSELSGTIRSVEVDYNSRVRVGQVLARMDTTKLEATIAQLKAALESAKAKALQAKATVLETQAKLAQYREVSKLSNGKVPSKLEMDAAEAAFERARADAASADAAVSQARATLQASETDLSKAIIKSPINGIVLTRNIEPGQTVAASMTTPVLFTLAEDLTKMDLHVNVDEADIGKVQEGQKATFTVAAYAGRTFEARITQARYGSSTTSGVVTYETVLKVDNADLSLRPGMTATADIIVKKIDNAVLVPSAALRFTPPQQPEAKSSTGLVGALLPRPPRSGGQKSVETAGKQQRVWILKENRPVAVQVTTGAANGSLTEVASGDLQPGTAVIVDVLGGAK, encoded by the coding sequence ATGAACGAGAACAACAGCTCCATGTCGGACATCGAAAAGACCATCCGGGGAGGCTCGCCCGGCGGGCCGCTCGCGCGCCACAAGAAAAAGATTCTGATCGCCGCGGCCGTCCTGGTGCTTGCGATCCTGGTCGTCGCTTTCCTCTGGGGACGCGGCGGCTCGTCCAAGGCGACGCGATACCAGACCGAACCGGTCCGGCAGGGCGACCTCACGGTCATCGTGACCGCGACGGGCACCCTCAAGCCGACGAACACCGTCGAGGTGGGCAGCGAGCTCTCCGGCACCATCCGGAGCGTCGAGGTGGACTACAACAGCCGTGTCCGGGTCGGGCAGGTCCTGGCCCGGATGGACACGACAAAGCTCGAGGCCACCATCGCCCAGCTCAAGGCCGCCCTGGAATCGGCGAAGGCCAAGGCTCTCCAGGCGAAGGCGACCGTCCTGGAGACGCAGGCCAAGCTCGCCCAGTACCGGGAGGTGTCGAAGCTGAGCAACGGGAAGGTGCCGTCGAAGCTGGAGATGGACGCGGCGGAGGCGGCCTTCGAGCGCGCCAGGGCCGACGCGGCCAGTGCCGACGCGGCGGTATCCCAGGCCCGGGCAACGCTCCAGGCCAGCGAAACAGACCTCTCCAAGGCGATCATCAAGTCGCCCATCAACGGCATCGTCCTCACCCGAAACATCGAGCCCGGACAGACCGTGGCCGCCTCGATGACGACCCCGGTGCTGTTCACGCTGGCGGAGGACCTGACCAAGATGGACCTGCACGTGAACGTGGACGAGGCGGATATCGGCAAGGTGCAGGAGGGGCAGAAGGCGACGTTCACCGTTGCCGCCTATGCCGGCCGGACGTTCGAGGCGCGGATCACCCAGGCCCGCTACGGCTCTTCCACCACGTCGGGCGTCGTCACCTACGAAACCGTGCTCAAGGTCGACAATGCGGACTTGTCTCTCCGTCCGGGCATGACGGCCACCGCGGACATCATCGTCAAGAAGATCGACAATGCTGTCCTGGTCCCCAGTGCCGCGCTCCGCTTCACCCCGCCCCAGCAGCCGGAGGCAAAATCCTCCACGGGCCTGGTGGGCGCGCTGCTTCCCCGCCCGCCCAGGTCCGGCGGACAGAAGAGCGTGGAGACCGCCGGGAAGCAGCAGCGGGTCTGGATCCTGAAGGAGAACCGGCCGGTGGCCGTCCAGGTGACAACCGGGGCCGCGAACGGAAGCTTGACGGAGGTCGCCTCCGGCGATCTTCAGCCCGGCACGGCTGTCATCGTCGATGTCCTGGGAGGAGCGAAATGA
- a CDS encoding response regulator, giving the protein MSGRILIVEDEPKLASLLADYLRAAGFEPSCLGNGLEVVPRVREREPDLILLDLMLPGRGGLEICREIRTFSSVPVIMVTARVEEVDRLLGLDLGADDYVCKPFSPREVVARVKAVLRRTRDGQADEAAAGLVLDGLRCRAVLNGRDLDLTAVEFKLLQLLAAHPGRIYRRGQLMDRIYPDERSVSDRTIDSHVKKLRRKIEAADPEARIIHSVYGLGYKFEAE; this is encoded by the coding sequence ATGAGCGGGAGGATTCTCATCGTCGAGGATGAGCCGAAGCTGGCAAGCCTGCTGGCCGACTACCTCCGGGCGGCGGGTTTCGAGCCGTCCTGCCTCGGAAACGGCCTGGAGGTCGTGCCCCGGGTCAGGGAGCGGGAGCCGGACCTGATCCTCCTCGACCTGATGCTCCCGGGCCGCGGCGGCCTGGAGATCTGCCGGGAGATCCGCACGTTTTCCTCCGTGCCGGTCATCATGGTGACGGCCCGGGTCGAGGAGGTCGACCGACTGCTGGGGCTGGATCTCGGGGCGGACGACTATGTCTGCAAGCCCTTCAGTCCGAGGGAGGTTGTGGCGAGAGTCAAAGCGGTCCTCCGCCGCACCCGCGACGGGCAGGCTGATGAGGCGGCGGCAGGACTCGTCCTGGACGGCCTCCGCTGCCGGGCGGTCCTGAACGGCCGCGACCTGGATCTGACCGCCGTGGAGTTCAAGCTGCTGCAACTCCTGGCCGCCCACCCGGGGCGGATCTACCGGCGCGGGCAGCTCATGGACCGGATCTACCCCGACGAGCGCAGCGTCAGCGACCGGACCATCGACAGCCACGTCAAGAAGCTCCGGAGAAAGATCGAGGCGGCGGACCCGGAGGCCCGGATCATCCATTCGGTGTACGGCCTCGGCTACAAGTTCGAGGCCGAGTGA
- a CDS encoding ATP-binding protein, with protein MKIGITQRLFFTILAATGLAILILYGIMRWNIDRGFYQYLGTLDQGRAEQMAVSLGQAYAGHGSWDFLKDSRGVRAGLTLHTASGDRITLTEEKMRPWGKEGEDKDPSSGPLVILDTERKPVFGSPAGEGEISYRPVAQDGRTVGYVGLHAPQRFLHPIQARFLSRQRLALALAAAGILFAVALVALPLASRLVRPVRAMAAATHDLASGNYTARVPVSSSDELGRLAGDFNAMALALDMNEKARRQWLADISHELRTPLTVLQGEIEALLDGIRTVTPETIRSLHAETLRLNRLVNDLYQLSLSDLGTLSYHKEDLDPAAVLKDSVDSFRSEFNRKSILIETDIPDRTNMTVFADPERLGQLFANLLDNSLKYTNEGGTLAVRLSGGSGEAILEFEDSAPGVPGEALDRLFDRLYRVEGSRARETGGAGLGLAICKNIVEAHAGTVAAQASPLGGILIRIVLPAAGRVS; from the coding sequence ATGAAGATCGGCATCACGCAGCGCCTTTTCTTTACGATTCTTGCCGCCACGGGCCTCGCCATCCTGATCCTGTACGGGATCATGCGCTGGAACATCGACCGGGGCTTCTACCAGTACCTCGGCACGCTGGACCAGGGCAGGGCGGAGCAGATGGCCGTCAGCCTGGGACAGGCCTATGCCGGGCACGGGAGCTGGGATTTCCTGAAGGACAGCCGGGGTGTCCGGGCGGGACTCACCCTGCACACCGCATCCGGGGACAGGATCACGCTGACCGAGGAGAAGATGAGGCCGTGGGGGAAGGAGGGGGAGGACAAAGACCCTTCCTCCGGCCCCCTCGTCATCCTGGACACCGAGCGGAAACCGGTCTTCGGATCGCCCGCCGGGGAGGGGGAGATCAGCTACCGGCCCGTCGCGCAAGACGGCCGGACCGTGGGCTATGTTGGCCTGCACGCCCCCCAGCGATTCCTGCACCCGATCCAGGCACGGTTTCTCAGCCGGCAGCGGCTGGCCCTGGCCCTCGCCGCGGCGGGCATCCTCTTCGCCGTCGCCCTGGTCGCCCTTCCCCTGGCGAGCCGCCTGGTCCGGCCGGTCCGGGCCATGGCCGCGGCCACCCATGACCTGGCCTCGGGCAACTATACCGCCCGGGTGCCCGTGTCTTCCTCGGACGAGCTGGGACGCCTTGCCGGCGACTTCAACGCCATGGCCCTGGCGCTCGATATGAACGAGAAGGCCCGCCGCCAGTGGCTGGCCGACATCTCCCACGAACTCAGGACCCCGCTGACGGTCCTGCAGGGGGAGATCGAAGCGCTCCTGGACGGAATCCGCACCGTCACCCCGGAGACGATCCGCTCCCTCCACGCGGAGACGCTGCGGCTGAACCGCCTCGTGAACGACCTGTACCAGCTTTCCCTCTCCGACCTCGGCACGCTCAGCTACCACAAGGAGGACCTGGACCCGGCCGCCGTCCTCAAAGATTCCGTTGATTCCTTCCGTTCGGAATTCAACCGCAAGTCCATCCTCATCGAGACGGATATCCCGGACCGGACGAACATGACCGTGTTCGCCGACCCGGAGCGCCTGGGCCAGCTCTTTGCCAACCTGCTGGACAACTCCCTGAAATACACCAACGAGGGGGGAACGCTGGCCGTCCGGCTGAGCGGTGGAAGCGGGGAGGCGATCCTCGAGTTCGAGGACTCCGCTCCGGGGGTTCCAGGGGAGGCCCTGGACCGCCTCTTCGACCGCCTCTACCGCGTGGAGGGCTCCCGGGCCCGGGAAACGGGCGGCGCCGGGCTGGGGCTGGCGATCTGCAAGAACATCGTGGAGGCCCACGCGGGAACGGTTGCGGCGCAGGCGTCCCCCCTGGGGGGGATCCTCATCCGGATCGTCCTGCCGGCCGCGGGGAGAGTCTCATGA
- a CDS encoding efflux transporter outer membrane subunit yields the protein MKWIRHLGRRVALPGILAFVLAMTAGCVTVGPDYRPPDLSTPAAWNNEVREGNGTAENGSGTADPWWNTLNDATLSSLMERAVAGNLDLRKARARVREARAQRGVAQAGYFPTLGATGTATRSRSSEETGTGETGVLYSTGFDAGWELDVFGGVRRSVEASDATLQATQESLHDVLVTLLAEVALNYTEVRTWQARIAAAEANLKTQEETFQLTSWRQQAGLSDDLAVRQARYNLENTRSQLPVLRTGLEEAQNRIAVLLGEQPGKVHGELSERKPIPVASAGIALGVPAEALRNRPDVRKAERELAAQTAKIGVATADLYPRFRLNGSIGVDSTLIGRLFTSGTYSWSFGPQITWTIFDGGAIRRNIEAQTALQEQYLIAYEAAVLGALEEAENAIRAYAEEQIRRKSLIEATRASEEAARLAKLKYQAGLTDFSTVLDAERSLLTFQDSLAQSEGAIASNLIKLYKALGGGWKSLVPDGTTSPKSGERK from the coding sequence ATGAAATGGATCAGACATCTTGGCCGGCGGGTGGCGCTCCCCGGCATCCTGGCCTTTGTGCTCGCGATGACGGCCGGTTGCGTTACCGTGGGGCCCGACTACAGGCCGCCCGACCTGTCCACGCCTGCGGCCTGGAACAATGAAGTCCGGGAAGGAAACGGCACCGCGGAAAACGGTTCCGGGACAGCGGACCCGTGGTGGAACACCCTGAACGACGCGACACTCTCCAGTCTGATGGAACGGGCCGTCGCGGGCAATCTCGACCTCAGGAAAGCCCGGGCGCGGGTCCGCGAGGCCCGGGCGCAGCGGGGCGTCGCCCAGGCGGGCTACTTCCCGACCCTCGGCGCCACGGGCACGGCCACCCGGAGCCGCAGCAGCGAAGAGACCGGTACCGGGGAAACCGGCGTCCTTTACTCCACCGGCTTCGACGCCGGCTGGGAGCTGGACGTCTTCGGCGGCGTCCGGCGCTCCGTGGAGGCGTCGGACGCGACCCTGCAGGCAACGCAGGAAAGCCTTCACGACGTGCTCGTCACGCTGCTGGCCGAGGTGGCCCTGAACTACACGGAAGTCCGGACCTGGCAGGCCCGGATCGCCGCGGCGGAGGCCAACCTGAAGACCCAGGAAGAGACCTTTCAATTGACGTCCTGGCGGCAGCAGGCGGGGCTCAGCGACGACCTGGCGGTCCGGCAGGCCCGCTACAACCTCGAAAATACCCGCTCCCAGCTCCCGGTCCTCCGCACCGGCCTGGAGGAGGCGCAGAACCGCATCGCCGTACTCCTGGGGGAGCAGCCGGGGAAAGTGCATGGAGAGCTGAGCGAGCGGAAGCCCATCCCCGTCGCCTCCGCCGGGATCGCCCTGGGCGTGCCCGCCGAGGCCCTGCGGAACCGTCCCGACGTCCGGAAAGCCGAGCGCGAACTGGCGGCCCAGACGGCAAAGATCGGGGTGGCCACGGCCGACCTCTACCCCAGGTTCAGGCTGAATGGCTCCATCGGCGTGGATTCTACGCTCATCGGCCGGCTGTTCACCTCGGGCACCTACAGCTGGAGCTTCGGCCCGCAGATCACCTGGACAATCTTCGACGGAGGGGCGATCCGCCGGAACATCGAGGCGCAGACGGCCCTGCAGGAGCAGTACCTGATCGCCTATGAAGCTGCCGTGCTGGGCGCCCTGGAGGAGGCGGAAAACGCCATCCGGGCCTATGCGGAGGAGCAGATCCGCCGGAAGTCCCTCATCGAGGCGACCCGGGCGTCCGAAGAGGCCGCCCGGCTGGCGAAACTCAAGTACCAGGCGGGCCTGACGGATTTCAGCACCGTGCTGGATGCCGAGCGGTCCCTCCTGACCTTCCAGGACAGCCTGGCCCAGAGCGAAGGGGCGATTGCCTCCAACCTCATCAAACTATACAAAGCCCTTGGCGGCGGCTGGAAATCGCTGGTCCCTGACGGGACGACATCGCCGAAGAGCGGAGAGAGGAAATGA
- the truA gene encoding tRNA pseudouridine(38-40) synthase TruA, with amino-acid sequence MILEYDGTAYAGWQRQKNGLSIQQVLEEKVAVMTGETVKVIGSGRTDAGVHALAQVAHFRTASAIPVRNFLLGLNSLLPGDIAVIRLDEAPDDFHARHSATGKVYLYRILNRPVRSALYRSYAWEIFQPLDVAAMQEAAAHLVGTHDFTSFSTIHSDAPHRVRTIREISVARNREDFIGITVEAEGFLRYMVRIIAGTLVEVGKGRRQPGDIPAVLSARDRAAAGITAPARGLFLKEVRYE; translated from the coding sequence ATGATCCTCGAATACGACGGAACGGCCTACGCCGGCTGGCAGCGCCAGAAGAACGGCCTGTCGATCCAGCAGGTCCTGGAGGAGAAGGTCGCCGTCATGACCGGCGAGACCGTGAAAGTGATCGGCTCCGGCCGGACCGACGCGGGTGTCCACGCCCTGGCCCAGGTGGCCCATTTCCGGACGGCCTCGGCGATCCCGGTGCGCAATTTTCTCCTGGGCCTCAACAGCCTTCTGCCCGGGGACATCGCGGTGATCCGGCTCGACGAGGCCCCGGATGATTTCCATGCCCGCCACAGCGCCACCGGCAAGGTCTACCTTTACCGGATCCTGAACCGTCCCGTCCGCTCCGCCCTGTACCGGAGCTACGCCTGGGAGATCTTTCAGCCCCTCGATGTGGCGGCCATGCAGGAGGCGGCGGCGCACCTGGTCGGCACCCACGACTTCACGTCCTTCAGCACGATTCACTCCGACGCCCCCCACCGGGTCCGCACGATCCGTGAAATCTCCGTTGCCCGGAACCGGGAGGATTTCATCGGCATCACCGTGGAGGCGGAAGGATTTCTGCGCTACATGGTCCGGATTATCGCCGGCACGCTGGTCGAGGTCGGCAAGGGACGCAGACAACCCGGCGACATCCCGGCCGTCCTGTCGGCAAGGGACCGGGCCGCCGCCGGCATCACCGCCCCCGCCCGGGGGCTGTTTCTCAAGGAGGTCCGGTACGAATGA
- a CDS encoding phosphoglycerate kinase, with amino-acid sequence MKFIDTLDLKGKRVLFRFDYNVPLDGSGNITDDIRIRSTLPTINYALDEGAKVVIMSHLGRPKGKHAPQYSLAPVAKRLSRLLEKQVKMAGDCIGDDVRQLVAGMNPGDVILLENLRFHPEEEKNDEAFARELAALADVYIDDAFGNAHRSHASNVAITRFVPECGAGFLIKKEMNYFQKVIDNPPRPFVFIVGGSKVSDKLAALSNLATKVDKMIVGGGMAFTFLKALGYHVGKSIVEDELIPKAEEILAAAKERGVKFYLPIDVVIAEEKSAEAETKIVPVQEMNAHWMGLDIGPATITLFSEALANAKTIVWNGPMGVFEIDAFGRGTAALAHSVANSYALTIVGGGDTDVAIHKAGESDKITYISTGGGASLELLEGKVLPGIAALEECGTAVRS; translated from the coding sequence GTGAAATTCATCGACACACTGGATCTCAAAGGGAAAAGGGTCCTCTTCCGGTTCGATTACAACGTACCCCTCGACGGGTCGGGCAACATCACCGACGACATCCGGATCCGGTCGACCCTTCCCACCATCAACTACGCCCTTGACGAGGGCGCGAAGGTTGTCATCATGTCCCACCTGGGACGCCCCAAGGGAAAGCATGCCCCCCAGTACAGCCTGGCCCCGGTGGCCAAGCGCCTGTCCCGGCTCCTGGAAAAGCAGGTGAAGATGGCCGGCGACTGCATCGGCGATGACGTCCGGCAGCTGGTTGCCGGCATGAACCCGGGAGACGTCATCCTCCTGGAAAACCTCCGCTTTCACCCGGAGGAGGAGAAGAACGACGAGGCCTTCGCCCGCGAGCTGGCCGCCCTGGCGGACGTCTACATCGACGACGCCTTCGGGAACGCCCACCGGAGCCATGCCTCCAACGTGGCCATCACGCGCTTCGTCCCCGAGTGCGGGGCCGGATTCCTCATCAAGAAGGAGATGAACTACTTCCAGAAGGTCATCGACAACCCGCCGCGGCCCTTCGTCTTCATCGTCGGCGGCTCCAAGGTCTCCGACAAACTGGCGGCGCTGAGCAACCTCGCAACGAAGGTCGACAAGATGATCGTCGGCGGCGGTATGGCCTTCACGTTCCTCAAGGCCCTCGGCTACCACGTCGGCAAGTCCATCGTGGAGGATGAGCTCATCCCGAAAGCCGAGGAGATCCTGGCCGCGGCGAAAGAGCGCGGCGTCAAGTTCTACCTGCCCATCGACGTCGTCATTGCCGAGGAGAAAAGCGCCGAGGCCGAGACGAAGATCGTTCCGGTGCAGGAGATGAACGCCCACTGGATGGGCCTCGACATCGGGCCGGCGACGATCACCCTCTTCTCGGAGGCCCTGGCCAATGCCAAGACAATCGTCTGGAACGGCCCCATGGGGGTCTTCGAGATCGACGCATTCGGCCGGGGAACGGCGGCACTGGCACACAGCGTGGCCAACTCCTACGCCCTGACCATCGTCGGCGGGGGCGACACCGACGTCGCCATCCACAAGGCCGGCGAGAGCGACAAGATCACGTATATTTCAACCGGCGGCGGGGCCTCCCTGGAGCTCCTGGAGGGGAAGGTCCTCCCGGGGATCGCAGCTCTGGAGGAGTGCGGGACGGCGGTCCGTTCATAG
- a CDS encoding acyl-CoA carboxylase subunit beta encodes MTTEKKSLTQQKIEAFEARRSALLTMGGEALVKKQHELGKLTARERLDRFFDKGTFQEVQLFVKHRSTLFGLDKKEINADGVVTGLGQVNGRTVFVAAQDFTSSGGSLGEMHAKKIWKVMDMAVDARKPFVALNDSGGARIQEGVPALDGYGGIFYRNTIASGYIPQITAIMGPTAGGAVYSPALTDWVFMVKKSSYMYITGPDVIKAVIGEEVSHDDLGGAVAHATKSGVCHFATENDEDCIDKVKFLLSFLPDSCHSPLPTVSCTDTPDRLCPELDAIVPDRATRGYNMRKVVEAVADNGVVFEPHEMWAKNMLVAFIRIMGRPVGVIANNPGFGAGVLDVNASDKASRFIRFCDAFNIPLLTFADVPGYMPGTNQEWAGIISHGAKLLHAYSEATVPKLTVVTRKDYGGAYIGMCSKLLGADYVMAWPSAEIAVMGAEGACNIIYRREISAAEDPAAKRKELVQAYETQFNNPYFAASMGIIEEVIAPRETRQRVALLLDAYKDKTQSRLEKKHNNIPL; translated from the coding sequence ATGACAACAGAAAAGAAGAGCCTGACGCAGCAGAAGATCGAGGCCTTCGAGGCCAGGCGCAGCGCCCTCCTGACCATGGGCGGCGAGGCGCTTGTCAAGAAGCAGCACGAGCTGGGAAAACTGACGGCCCGGGAACGGCTGGACCGGTTTTTCGACAAGGGGACCTTCCAGGAGGTCCAGCTTTTCGTAAAGCACCGCTCCACCCTGTTCGGCCTGGACAAGAAGGAGATCAATGCCGACGGCGTCGTCACCGGCCTGGGCCAGGTGAACGGCCGCACCGTTTTCGTGGCCGCCCAGGACTTCACCAGCTCCGGCGGCAGCCTCGGGGAGATGCACGCCAAGAAGATCTGGAAGGTCATGGACATGGCCGTCGACGCCCGGAAACCCTTCGTGGCTCTGAACGACTCAGGCGGCGCCCGGATCCAGGAAGGCGTCCCCGCCCTGGACGGCTACGGTGGAATCTTCTACCGCAACACCATCGCCTCTGGCTACATCCCCCAGATCACGGCCATCATGGGCCCCACGGCAGGCGGCGCCGTCTATTCGCCGGCCCTCACCGACTGGGTCTTCATGGTCAAGAAGTCGAGCTACATGTACATTACGGGTCCTGACGTCATCAAGGCCGTCATCGGCGAGGAAGTCAGCCATGACGACCTGGGCGGCGCCGTCGCACACGCCACCAAGAGCGGTGTCTGCCATTTCGCCACGGAGAACGACGAGGACTGCATCGACAAGGTGAAGTTCCTCCTGTCCTTCCTCCCCGACAGCTGCCACAGCCCGCTGCCGACGGTTTCCTGCACCGACACGCCGGACCGCCTCTGCCCCGAACTGGACGCGATCGTCCCCGACCGGGCCACCCGCGGCTACAACATGCGCAAGGTCGTCGAGGCCGTGGCGGACAACGGCGTCGTCTTCGAGCCCCATGAGATGTGGGCCAAAAACATGCTCGTCGCCTTCATCCGCATCATGGGCAGGCCCGTCGGCGTCATCGCCAACAACCCCGGCTTCGGCGCCGGCGTGCTGGACGTCAACGCCTCCGACAAGGCCTCCCGGTTCATCCGCTTCTGCGACGCCTTCAACATCCCGCTTCTGACCTTCGCCGACGTCCCCGGCTACATGCCCGGAACGAACCAGGAGTGGGCCGGCATCATCAGCCACGGGGCGAAGCTGCTCCACGCCTATTCAGAAGCGACGGTGCCCAAGCTCACCGTCGTGACCCGGAAGGACTACGGCGGAGCCTACATCGGCATGTGCAGCAAGCTCCTGGGCGCCGACTACGTCATGGCCTGGCCCTCCGCGGAGATCGCCGTCATGGGCGCCGAGGGGGCCTGCAACATCATTTACCGCCGGGAGATCTCCGCAGCCGAGGATCCAGCGGCCAAGCGGAAGGAGCTCGTCCAGGCCTACGAAACCCAGTTCAACAATCCCTACTTCGCCGCCAGCATGGGGATCATCGAAGAGGTCATCGCCCCCCGGGAGACCCGGCAGCGCGTGGCCCTGCTTCTGGATGCCTACAAGGACAAGACCCAGAGCCGGCTGGAGAAGAAGCACAACAACATTCCCCTGTAA